TCAGAATGGATACCTAGGACAAAAACACAGGACGTTATTCTAGAATTGTGCGATCAGCATTTTCTGACAGCTGCTCATCTTGCAGAGTTGATGAACCGTAATCCTAGCAGCCTCCGTAACCGTTTTCTGACACCAATGGTACGAGAAGAATTATTAGAGCTTCGTTACCCAGATAGACCAAATCGACCTGATCAAGCTTATAGAACAGTTGCTCAAGATTTAGGTTGAGCTTAGAAAGAATTTAGTAATTAATTAATGGCGATCGTCTAGAACATCACCCCTTACAAAACATCAAGGTAATTTTTAGACCCACTCCCTATCTTGCGTTCTGACTCATCAACAATTTTCATCCCGAATGGCTCCAACTTCCCAGCGGTAAGAGGATGTTTGAAAAGTTATGGCAAGTCAGATTTTACGCCAATCGCCTCACCATAATCCGGATCATCGCCAGATAGATCAGAGTCTCTGAGGTCTGCGGAAGGTGTTCATAATCTTTGTTCAAA
The Timaviella obliquedivisa GSE-PSE-MK23-08B genome window above contains:
- a CDS encoding transposase, with translation LNKDYEHLPQTSETLIYLAMIRIMVRRLA